A region of Gammaproteobacteria bacterium DNA encodes the following proteins:
- the ispB gene encoding octaprenyl diphosphate synthase: protein MDELRHLIADDMKSVDQFIQKQLHSEVELINQLGHYIVDSGGKRLRPALLLLCARALGYTGSHHIDLAAVIEFIHTATLLHDDVVDDSTMRRGRETANLLWGNEASVLVGDFLYSRAFQMMMGIHNMRVMEILSDATNTIAEGEVLQLLNRHDPETTESRYLEVIRNKTAKLFAAAGQLGAVITGRSIEDEEAMAAYGMHVGTAFQLIDDVLDYSASTAELGKNIGDDLAEGKPTLPLLYTLLHGTAKQAATIRKAIVNGGLNRIHEVTDAIESTGAIAYTAGLARNEADSAVQCLSNVPASPYKDALYALAEFAVDRTN from the coding sequence ATCGATGAATTGCGGCACCTCATCGCGGATGATATGAAGAGCGTTGATCAGTTTATCCAGAAACAACTGCACTCTGAAGTCGAGCTGATCAATCAACTGGGCCACTATATTGTGGATAGCGGGGGCAAACGGTTGCGCCCGGCGCTCTTACTTTTGTGTGCGCGGGCACTGGGTTATACCGGGAGCCACCATATCGATCTTGCAGCAGTCATCGAGTTTATTCATACAGCGACCTTATTACATGATGATGTCGTGGATGACTCGACGATGCGACGGGGAAGAGAGACCGCCAACCTGCTGTGGGGAAATGAAGCCAGCGTCCTAGTCGGCGATTTTCTTTACTCGCGCGCCTTTCAAATGATGATGGGTATCCACAACATGCGCGTGATGGAGATCCTGTCCGACGCCACCAATACCATCGCTGAAGGGGAAGTTTTACAGTTACTCAACCGTCATGACCCCGAAACAACTGAGTCGCGGTATCTGGAAGTGATTCGTAACAAAACGGCCAAGCTGTTTGCGGCAGCCGGTCAGCTGGGTGCGGTGATTACCGGACGTTCTATAGAAGATGAAGAAGCAATGGCGGCCTACGGCATGCATGTCGGTACAGCTTTTCAACTCATTGACGATGTGTTGGACTACAGCGCTTCAACTGCGGAGCTGGGTAAGAACATCGGTGATGATCTTGCCGAGGGCAAGCCCACGCTACCGCTCTTATATACCCTGTTGCATGGCACCGCAAAACAGGCCGCGACGATTCGGAAGGCAATCGTCAATGGCGGACTCAATCGCATCCATGAGGTAACCGATGCCATTGAGTCGACAGGTGCCATCGCTTACACTGCCGGCCTGGCGAGAAACGAGGCGGATAGCGCCGTACAATGTTTGAGCAACGTGCCTGCCTCGCCTTACAAAGACGCGCTCTACGCCCTCGCCGAATTCGCCGTCGATCGGACTAACTGA
- the rplU gene encoding 50S ribosomal protein L21 has protein sequence MYAVIQTGGKQYKVSEGDTLKVEKLDIEEGASVDIDRVLMLVDGEKVTVGTPYVEGAKVRAMVKSHGRGPKVKIIKFQRRKHHRKQMGHRQAYTELAITKVAGKATRRKKTSA, from the coding sequence ATGTACGCTGTGATTCAAACTGGTGGCAAACAATACAAGGTCAGCGAAGGGGATACCCTGAAGGTCGAGAAACTCGACATTGAGGAAGGCGCCTCGGTCGACATTGATCGCGTACTGATGCTGGTCGATGGCGAAAAGGTGACTGTGGGCACACCCTATGTGGAGGGAGCCAAGGTGCGTGCTATGGTAAAATCACATGGGCGCGGACCGAAGGTGAAGATCATCAAATTCCAGCGGCGTAAGCATCATCGCAAGCAAATGGGACACCGCCAAGCCTATACTGAACTTGCGATTACCAAAGTCGCCGGCAAAGCAACAAGACGCAAGAAGACATCGGCTTAA
- the rpmA gene encoding 50S ribosomal protein L27 has product MAHKKAGGSTRNGRDSQSKRLGVKRFGGQIVVAGNILVRQRGTKFHPGVNVGCGHDHTLYAKANGKVQFKTKGPKNRTYVNVIAN; this is encoded by the coding sequence ATGGCACATAAAAAAGCAGGCGGAAGTACACGAAACGGGCGTGATTCTCAGTCCAAACGACTTGGCGTGAAACGCTTTGGCGGTCAGATCGTCGTTGCAGGCAACATACTCGTCAGACAGCGAGGCACCAAGTTCCATCCTGGCGTGAACGTAGGCTGTGGCCATGACCACACGCTATATGCCAAGGCGAATGGTAAGGTGCAGTTCAAAACGAAAGGCCCAAAGAACCGAACATATGTCAACGTGATTGCAAATTGA
- the obgE gene encoding GTPase ObgE yields the protein MKFVDEAIIWVEAGNGGDGCLSFRREKFLPRGGPDGGDGGDGGSVYLVVDKGLNTLADFRCARRFHGENGRRGMGGQCTGRRGKDQRIKVPLGTLVFDADMDEFIGDLISREDTLLVAKGGSHGLGNAHFKSSTNRAPRKTTQGTEGERRNLHLELQVLADVGLLGTPNAGKSTLLRAVTAARPRVADYPFTTLYPNLGLVRTDDERSFVIADIPGLIEGASKGAGLGIHFLKHLARTRLLLHVVDIGSGDDAARPVNEVQTLEQELKQYSEQLVTGVRWLVLNKIDLLDSDEREQRAHVLVEELRWRGPVFRISALTGEGCEALIDAVDAWFQGYEERQAAEGGGGNG from the coding sequence ATGAAGTTTGTCGATGAAGCGATTATTTGGGTTGAAGCCGGGAATGGCGGCGATGGGTGCTTGAGTTTTCGCCGTGAGAAGTTCCTGCCCCGTGGCGGACCGGATGGGGGTGATGGTGGAGACGGGGGCAGCGTGTACCTTGTTGTGGATAAAGGGCTGAATACGCTTGCGGATTTTCGTTGCGCGCGAAGATTCCACGGGGAAAATGGTCGACGCGGCATGGGGGGTCAATGCACCGGCAGGCGTGGCAAGGATCAGCGGATCAAGGTGCCGCTTGGGACACTGGTGTTCGATGCCGACATGGATGAGTTCATCGGGGATCTCATCTCCCGGGAAGACACGCTGCTCGTGGCAAAAGGCGGCTCCCACGGGCTTGGCAATGCCCATTTCAAAAGCAGTACCAACCGGGCACCACGCAAAACCACCCAGGGGACCGAGGGAGAGAGACGTAATCTCCACCTGGAGCTCCAGGTACTCGCGGATGTTGGGCTCTTGGGCACGCCCAACGCAGGCAAATCGACCTTACTTCGCGCAGTCACTGCCGCCCGTCCTCGGGTCGCTGATTATCCCTTCACGACCCTGTACCCAAACCTTGGCCTGGTCCGAACGGATGATGAGCGCAGTTTTGTGATTGCAGATATTCCGGGATTGATCGAGGGCGCTTCCAAAGGAGCAGGTCTCGGGATCCATTTTCTCAAGCACCTGGCCCGTACCCGACTATTGTTACACGTCGTCGATATCGGCAGTGGAGATGATGCGGCGCGTCCTGTGAATGAAGTGCAGACGCTTGAACAGGAATTGAAGCAATACAGCGAGCAGTTGGTGACCGGAGTGCGATGGCTGGTGCTGAATAAGATAGACCTTCTGGACAGTGACGAGCGAGAACAGCGTGCTCATGTGCTTGTGGAGGAGCTTCGCTGGCGCGGTCCCGTTTTTCGGATCTCCGCGCTGACCGGCGAAGGGTGTGAAGCGCTTATCGATGCTGTCGACGCGTGGTTTCAAGGATATGAAGAACGCCAGGCTGCAGAAGGGGGAGGGGGCAATGGCTGA
- the rpsT gene encoding 30S ribosomal protein S20, producing MANIASARKRARQAEKRRRHNASRRSMVRTYIKRIVQAIGAKDKKAANKAYQDAMPIIDRMARTGLLHKNKAARHKRRLSAHIRAL from the coding sequence TTGGCAAACATTGCCTCAGCACGAAAACGTGCCCGTCAGGCTGAAAAGCGACGCAGGCACAACGCAAGCCGACGTTCCATGGTGCGCACCTACATAAAAAGGATCGTGCAGGCGATCGGGGCTAAGGATAAGAAAGCTGCAAATAAGGCCTATCAGGATGCCATGCCAATCATTGACCGAATGGCCCGAACAGGTCTGCTACACAAAAACAAGGCGGCGAGACATAAGCGGCGCTTATCAGCGCACATTCGTGCGCTATAG